In Kineococcus rhizosphaerae, the following proteins share a genomic window:
- the rpsO gene encoding 30S ribosomal protein S15 has translation MPLTNDVKSKIIAEYGTSEGDTGSPEVQVAMLTQRIRDLTEHLKQHQHDHHSRRGLLLLVGQRRNLLKYMAKKDINRYRSIIERLGIRR, from the coding sequence GTGCCCCTCACCAACGACGTCAAGAGCAAGATCATCGCTGAGTACGGCACCTCCGAAGGTGACACCGGCTCGCCCGAGGTCCAGGTCGCGATGCTGACCCAGCGCATCCGCGACCTGACGGAGCACCTGAAGCAGCACCAGCACGACCACCACAGCCGTCGTGGTCTGCTCCTGCTGGTCGGTCAGCGCCGCAACCTGCTGAAGTACATGGCCAAGAAGGACATCAACCGCTACCGCTCGATCATCGAGCGTCTCGGCATCCGCCGCTGA
- the dapB gene encoding 4-hydroxy-tetrahydrodipicolinate reductase, translating to MTTAPIRVSVAGARGRMGSQAVAAVEAADDLELVAALGRGDDLAAAAGSDVFVDLTVPDQVMANVEHALAQGMHVVTGTTGFTPERVEQVRRWADAAGRNVLVATNFGIGAVLVMQLAAKAARFFESVEVVELHHPAKVDAPSGSAIRTARLIAQARAEAGLGPSPDATETALEGARGAVVDGIHVHAVRMRGMTAHQEVILGGPGETLTLRDDTYDRAAYMPGLLVGVRQVASRPGVTVGLEHYLDLD from the coding sequence GTGACGACCGCGCCGATCAGGGTCTCGGTCGCGGGGGCGCGGGGCCGCATGGGCTCGCAGGCCGTCGCCGCGGTCGAGGCCGCCGACGACCTCGAGCTCGTCGCCGCGCTCGGGCGCGGCGACGACCTCGCCGCCGCGGCGGGTTCGGACGTGTTCGTCGACCTCACCGTGCCCGATCAGGTGATGGCCAACGTCGAGCACGCCCTGGCGCAGGGCATGCACGTCGTCACCGGCACCACCGGGTTCACCCCCGAGCGCGTCGAGCAGGTGCGCCGGTGGGCCGACGCGGCCGGGCGCAACGTGCTCGTCGCGACGAACTTCGGGATCGGGGCCGTGCTGGTCATGCAGCTCGCCGCCAAGGCCGCGCGGTTCTTCGAGTCCGTCGAGGTCGTCGAGCTGCACCACCCCGCCAAGGTCGACGCCCCCAGCGGCTCGGCCATCCGCACGGCCAGGCTCATCGCGCAGGCCCGGGCCGAGGCCGGCCTCGGCCCGTCCCCGGACGCGACCGAGACCGCGCTGGAGGGAGCCCGCGGGGCCGTCGTCGACGGGATCCACGTCCACGCCGTCCGCATGCGTGGGATGACCGCGCACCAGGAGGTCATCCTGGGCGGGCCGGGGGAGACCCTGACCCTGCGCGACGACACCTACGACCGCGCCGCCTACATGCCCGGCCTGCTCGTCGGCGTCCGCCAGGTCGCCTCCCGGCCCGGGGTCACCGTCGGCCTCGAGCACTACCTCGACCTGGACTGA
- the pgi gene encoding glucose-6-phosphate isomerase: MSTGPVDPTTTPAWAQLGAHQAATTPDLAGWFAADPQRAEQLSFTAADLFVDLSKNLVTPETVSLLLELAEQTGVLARRDAMFAGEHINVTEDRAVLHTALRRPAGASPALVVDGQDVDADVQAELGKVFAFADAVRSGEWEGVTGKRITHVVNIGIGGSDLGPVMAYEALKPYAQAGLECRFVSNIDPTDVAETTKDLDPETTLFIVASKTFGTLETLTNARLSRAWLWAGLSAAGVLADDDAARKDAVAKHFVAVSTALDKVAAFGIDPANAFGFWDWVGGRYSVDSAIGTSLAVAIGPEHFRAFLAGFHAVDEHFRTTAPEQNVPLLMGLLNVWNVNFLGAHTHAVLPYSQYLHRFAAYLQQLTMESNGKSVRYDGEPVTTDTGEVFWGEPGTNGQHAFYQLIHQGTRVIPADFIAFATPTHALVDGDADVHALFMANFFAQTKALAFGKSAQEVRAEGTAEDVVPARVFSGNRPTTSILAPSLTPSVLGQLIALYEHTTFVEGAVWGIDSFDQWGVELGKKLALEIAPALTGDTAALEAQDPSTGALIRYYLANRAN, from the coding sequence ATGAGCACCGGACCCGTCGATCCCACCACCACCCCCGCGTGGGCGCAGCTGGGCGCGCACCAGGCCGCGACCACGCCCGACCTGGCCGGCTGGTTCGCCGCCGACCCGCAGCGCGCGGAGCAGCTGAGCTTCACCGCGGCCGACCTGTTCGTCGACCTGTCGAAGAACCTCGTGACCCCCGAGACCGTCTCGCTGCTGCTGGAGCTGGCCGAGCAGACCGGGGTCCTGGCCCGGCGCGACGCCATGTTCGCCGGTGAGCACATCAACGTCACCGAGGACCGCGCCGTCCTGCACACCGCGCTGCGCCGCCCCGCGGGGGCCTCCCCCGCCCTGGTGGTCGACGGCCAGGACGTCGACGCCGACGTGCAGGCCGAGCTGGGCAAGGTCTTCGCCTTCGCCGACGCCGTGCGCAGCGGCGAGTGGGAGGGCGTGACGGGCAAGCGCATCACGCACGTCGTGAACATCGGCATCGGCGGCTCCGACCTCGGGCCGGTCATGGCCTACGAGGCGCTCAAGCCGTACGCGCAGGCCGGCCTGGAGTGCCGGTTCGTCTCCAACATCGACCCGACCGACGTCGCCGAGACGACGAAGGACCTCGACCCCGAGACGACGCTGTTCATCGTCGCCTCCAAGACGTTCGGGACCCTGGAGACCCTGACCAACGCGCGGCTGTCCCGCGCGTGGCTGTGGGCGGGGCTGTCCGCGGCGGGCGTGCTGGCCGACGACGACGCGGCCCGCAAGGACGCCGTCGCCAAGCACTTCGTCGCGGTGTCCACGGCGCTGGACAAGGTCGCCGCGTTCGGCATCGACCCGGCCAACGCCTTCGGGTTCTGGGACTGGGTGGGCGGGCGGTACTCGGTCGACTCCGCGATCGGCACCTCGCTGGCCGTCGCGATCGGCCCGGAGCACTTCCGCGCGTTCCTCGCCGGGTTCCACGCCGTCGACGAGCACTTCCGCACCACGGCACCCGAGCAGAACGTCCCGCTGCTCATGGGGCTGCTCAACGTGTGGAACGTGAACTTCCTCGGCGCCCACACCCACGCGGTGCTGCCCTACTCGCAGTACCTGCACCGGTTCGCCGCCTACCTGCAGCAGCTGACCATGGAGTCCAACGGCAAGTCGGTGCGCTACGACGGCGAGCCGGTCACGACCGACACGGGCGAGGTGTTCTGGGGCGAGCCCGGGACCAACGGCCAGCACGCCTTCTACCAGCTGATCCACCAGGGCACCCGGGTCATCCCGGCCGACTTCATCGCCTTCGCCACCCCGACGCACGCGCTGGTCGACGGCGACGCGGACGTGCACGCCCTGTTCATGGCGAACTTCTTCGCCCAGACCAAGGCGCTGGCGTTCGGCAAGTCCGCCCAGGAGGTGCGCGCCGAGGGCACGGCCGAGGACGTCGTGCCCGCCCGCGTGTTCTCCGGCAACCGGCCGACGACGTCGATCCTCGCGCCGTCGCTGACGCCGTCGGTCCTCGGTCAGCTCATCGCGCTGTACGAGCACACCACGTTCGTCGAGGGCGCGGTCTGGGGCATCGACAGCTTCGACCAGTGGGGCGTGGAACTGGGCAAGAAGCTGGCGCTGGAGATCGCGCCGGCCCTGACCGGTGACACCGCCGCCCTCGAGGCGCAGGACCCCTCGACCGGTGCGCTGATCCGCTACTACCTGGCGAACCGCGCGAACTGA
- a CDS encoding TetR/AcrR family transcriptional regulator, protein MSRREDIVRASAQAIADHGVRGLRVSDVAARVGVATSLIYYHFKDRDALVAAALDHVTQRALEFRRRPGAQPARTLDRLVEQFAAEFVDEPDVVDNARAWNELRASAVHEPGLRAAMTAASLAWTQDIADGVRDAHAAGNVAADVDPWDAAVQIAVFMEGLDSRWLTGELTTPEVVRLLTDLAVRLLRPVDPD, encoded by the coding sequence GTGTCGAGGCGTGAGGACATCGTGCGGGCCAGCGCCCAGGCGATCGCGGACCACGGCGTCCGCGGGCTGCGGGTCAGCGACGTCGCGGCCCGCGTCGGGGTGGCGACGAGCCTCATCTACTACCACTTCAAGGACCGCGACGCCCTCGTCGCGGCGGCCCTGGACCACGTGACGCAGCGGGCGCTGGAGTTCCGGCGCCGGCCGGGGGCCCAGCCGGCCCGGACGCTGGACCGCCTCGTGGAGCAGTTCGCGGCCGAGTTCGTCGACGAGCCCGACGTCGTCGACAACGCGCGGGCCTGGAACGAGCTGCGGGCCAGCGCCGTCCACGAACCGGGTCTGCGCGCGGCGATGACGGCGGCCTCGCTGGCGTGGACGCAGGACATCGCCGACGGGGTGCGCGACGCGCACGCGGCGGGCAACGTGGCCGCCGACGTCGACCCCTGGGACGCGGCCGTGCAGATCGCGGTGTTCATGGAGGGCCTGGACAGCCGCTGGCTGACCGGCGAGCTCACGACGCCGGAGGTGGTGCGCCTGCTGACGGACCTCGCGGTGCGGTTGCTGCGACCCGTGGATCCTGACTGA
- a CDS encoding polyribonucleotide nucleotidyltransferase, producing the protein MEGPEITAAEAVLDNGSFGTRTVRFETGRLAKQAAGSASVYLDGETFLLSATTAGKSPKDQFDFFPLTIDVEERSYAAGKIPGSFFRREGRPSTEAILACRLIDRPLRPSFVKGLRNEVQVVVSIMAIHPDDAYDVVAINAASMSTQLSGLPFSGPVGGVRVALIDGQWVAFPRYSEIERAVFDMVVAGRVVTAADGTEDVAIMMVEAEATEGSWNLIKDQGATAPTEEVVAQGLEAAKPHIAKLVKAQAEVAAKAAKPTAEFPLFPDYADDTYQAVFDASATELAAALTIAGKQERETRIDEIKDRVKGELAEAFAGREKEVSAAYRSVQKTLIRQRVLKDKVRIDGRGLADIRTLSAEVEVLPRVHGSALFERGETQILGVTTLNMLRMEQQLDTLSPVTRKRYMHNYNFPPYSTGETGRVGSPKRREIGHGALAERALVPVLPAREEFPYAIRQVSEALGSNGSTSMGSVCASTLSLLNAGVPLRAPVAGIAMGLISDTVDGQTQYAALTDILGAEDAFGDMDFKVAGTKEFVTAIQLDTKLDGIPASVLAGALTQARDARLYILDVMAEAIDTPDEMSPTAPRIITVKVPVDKIGEVIGPKGKMINQIQEDTGADISIEDDGTVFIGAVDGPSAEAARAAVNAIANPTMPEVGERYLGTVVKTTTFGAFVSLLPGKDGLLHISQLRKLSGGKRVDNVEDVVSVGQKVQVEIAEIDPRGKLSLVPVVAEDAAEGDAPATESADA; encoded by the coding sequence TTGGAGGGTCCCGAGATCACCGCCGCCGAAGCCGTCCTCGACAACGGCTCGTTCGGCACCCGCACCGTCCGCTTCGAGACCGGCCGCCTCGCCAAGCAGGCCGCCGGTTCCGCGAGCGTCTACCTCGACGGCGAGACGTTCCTGCTGAGCGCCACCACCGCCGGGAAGTCCCCGAAGGACCAGTTCGACTTCTTCCCCCTGACGATCGACGTCGAAGAGCGCAGCTACGCCGCCGGCAAGATCCCCGGCTCGTTCTTCCGTCGCGAGGGCCGCCCCTCCACCGAGGCGATCCTGGCCTGCCGCCTGATCGACCGCCCGCTGCGCCCGAGCTTCGTCAAGGGCCTGCGCAACGAGGTCCAGGTCGTCGTGTCCATCATGGCGATCCACCCCGACGACGCCTACGACGTCGTGGCCATCAACGCCGCGTCCATGTCGACGCAGCTGTCGGGCCTGCCGTTCTCCGGCCCGGTCGGCGGCGTGCGCGTCGCCCTCATCGACGGCCAGTGGGTCGCCTTCCCGCGGTACTCCGAGATCGAGCGCGCCGTCTTCGACATGGTCGTCGCCGGCCGCGTCGTGACCGCCGCCGACGGCACCGAGGACGTCGCGATCATGATGGTCGAGGCCGAGGCGACCGAGGGTTCCTGGAACCTCATCAAGGACCAGGGCGCCACCGCCCCGACCGAGGAGGTCGTGGCGCAGGGCCTGGAGGCCGCCAAGCCGCACATCGCCAAGCTCGTCAAGGCGCAGGCCGAGGTCGCCGCCAAGGCCGCCAAGCCCACCGCCGAGTTCCCGCTGTTCCCGGACTACGCCGACGACACCTACCAGGCCGTCTTCGACGCCTCCGCGACCGAGCTGGCCGCCGCGCTGACCATCGCCGGCAAGCAGGAGCGCGAGACCCGGATCGACGAGATCAAGGACCGCGTCAAGGGCGAGCTGGCCGAGGCCTTCGCCGGGCGCGAGAAGGAGGTCTCCGCGGCCTACCGCTCGGTGCAGAAGACGCTGATCCGTCAGCGCGTCCTGAAGGACAAGGTCCGCATCGACGGCCGCGGCCTGGCCGACATCCGGACCCTGTCCGCCGAGGTCGAGGTCCTGCCCCGCGTGCACGGCTCGGCGCTGTTCGAGCGCGGCGAGACCCAGATCCTGGGCGTCACCACGCTGAACATGCTGCGCATGGAGCAGCAGCTCGACACGCTGTCCCCGGTGACGCGCAAGCGCTACATGCACAACTACAACTTCCCGCCCTACTCGACCGGCGAGACCGGCCGCGTGGGCTCGCCCAAGCGGCGCGAGATCGGGCACGGCGCCCTCGCCGAGCGCGCCCTCGTCCCGGTCCTGCCGGCCCGCGAGGAGTTCCCCTACGCGATCCGCCAGGTCTCCGAGGCGCTGGGCTCCAACGGGTCCACCTCGATGGGCTCGGTCTGCGCCTCGACGCTGTCGCTGCTCAACGCCGGCGTTCCGCTGCGCGCGCCCGTGGCCGGCATCGCCATGGGCCTGATCTCCGACACCGTGGACGGCCAGACGCAGTACGCGGCGCTGACCGACATCCTCGGCGCCGAGGACGCCTTCGGCGACATGGACTTCAAGGTCGCCGGGACCAAGGAGTTCGTCACCGCGATCCAGCTCGACACCAAGCTCGACGGGATCCCGGCCTCGGTCCTGGCCGGTGCGCTGACCCAGGCCCGCGACGCGCGCCTGTACATCCTGGACGTCATGGCCGAGGCCATCGACACCCCCGACGAGATGTCGCCCACCGCGCCGCGCATCATCACCGTCAAGGTCCCCGTGGACAAGATCGGCGAGGTCATCGGGCCCAAGGGCAAGATGATCAACCAGATCCAGGAGGACACCGGCGCCGACATCTCCATCGAGGACGACGGCACGGTGTTCATCGGGGCCGTCGACGGCCCCTCGGCGGAGGCGGCCCGCGCAGCGGTCAACGCCATCGCCAACCCGACGATGCCCGAGGTCGGCGAGCGCTACCTCGGCACCGTCGTCAAGACGACCACCTTCGGCGCGTTCGTCTCGCTGCTGCCCGGCAAGGACGGCCTGCTGCACATCTCGCAGCTGCGCAAGCTGTCCGGCGGCAAGCGCGTCGACAACGTCGAGGACGTCGTCTCGGTCGGCCAGAAGGTCCAGGTCGAGATCGCCGAGATCGACCCGCGCGGCAAGCTGTCGCTGGTCCCCGTGGTCGCGGAGGACGCCGCCGAGGGCGACGCTCCCGCGACGGAGAGCGCCGACGCCTGA
- a CDS encoding M16 family metallopeptidase, with the protein MTTHVPGNPVELPTVAAGGVPATTVLSTADGAVVKRTVLPCGARVLTEAMPGQRSASIGCWVGVGSRDETRGHFGSTHFLEHLLFKGTERRDAMDIASAFDAVGGEANAATGKEHTTYYARVLDSDLPMAIDVVTDMVTSAVLDDDDFTSEREVILEELAMNDDDPGDVAHEKFAELVLGQHPLARPIGGTPETIRAVGRDDVWAHYREHYQPSTLVFTAAGGLDHDEVVTTVQRELDRAAGDLGEAAPRPRRVSGQVEGGLERGQALVVDRQTEQAHVLLGTTGITATDERRFTLSVLNAVLGGGMSSRLFQEVREKRGLAYSVYSFNANYADSGYVGLYAGCSPAKAPQVAELMLAELVKLGETPLEAEELGRGIGQLTGGLVLGLEDSGSRMNRLGKAELTHGQFLDVDTVLARIRAVTAEQVQAMAVDLLARPRSVTVVGPFDDDSAFTGVVR; encoded by the coding sequence GTGACGACCCACGTTCCCGGGAACCCCGTCGAGCTGCCCACCGTGGCGGCCGGCGGGGTTCCCGCTACCACCGTCCTGTCCACCGCCGACGGGGCCGTCGTCAAGCGCACGGTCCTGCCGTGCGGGGCGCGCGTGCTCACCGAGGCCATGCCCGGGCAGCGTTCGGCCAGCATCGGCTGCTGGGTCGGCGTCGGCTCGCGCGACGAGACCAGGGGCCACTTCGGCTCGACGCACTTCCTCGAGCACCTGCTGTTCAAGGGCACCGAACGCCGCGACGCGATGGACATCGCCTCGGCGTTCGACGCCGTCGGCGGTGAGGCCAACGCCGCCACCGGCAAGGAGCACACGACCTACTACGCGCGGGTGCTCGACTCCGACCTGCCGATGGCCATCGACGTCGTCACGGACATGGTCACCTCGGCCGTGCTGGACGACGACGACTTCACCAGCGAGCGCGAGGTCATCCTCGAGGAGCTCGCGATGAACGACGACGACCCCGGCGACGTCGCGCACGAGAAGTTCGCCGAGCTCGTCCTGGGGCAGCACCCGCTGGCCCGGCCCATCGGCGGCACGCCGGAGACCATCCGCGCCGTCGGCCGCGACGACGTCTGGGCCCACTACCGCGAGCACTACCAGCCCTCCACGCTGGTGTTCACCGCGGCCGGCGGGCTCGACCACGACGAGGTCGTGACCACGGTCCAGCGCGAGCTCGACCGCGCCGCCGGGGACCTGGGCGAGGCCGCACCGCGCCCGCGCCGCGTCTCCGGGCAGGTCGAGGGGGGTCTGGAACGCGGCCAGGCGCTCGTGGTGGACCGCCAGACCGAGCAGGCCCACGTCCTGCTCGGCACGACGGGCATCACCGCCACCGACGAGCGCCGGTTCACGCTGTCGGTGCTCAACGCGGTCCTCGGCGGGGGGATGAGTTCCCGGCTGTTCCAGGAGGTGCGCGAGAAGCGCGGCCTGGCGTACTCGGTGTACTCGTTCAACGCCAACTACGCCGACTCCGGCTACGTGGGCCTGTACGCGGGCTGCTCACCGGCCAAGGCGCCGCAGGTCGCCGAGCTCATGCTCGCCGAACTGGTGAAGCTGGGCGAGACCCCGCTGGAGGCCGAGGAGCTGGGCCGCGGCATCGGCCAGCTCACCGGTGGTCTGGTGCTGGGCCTGGAGGACTCCGGGTCCCGCATGAACCGCCTCGGCAAGGCCGAGCTGACCCACGGGCAGTTCCTCGACGTCGACACCGTCCTGGCCCGCATCCGCGCCGTGACGGCCGAGCAGGTGCAGGCCATGGCCGTCGACCTGCTGGCCCGCCCGCGCTCGGTCACCGTCGTCGGCCCGTTCGACGACGACAGCGCCTTCACCGGCGTCGTGCGGTGA
- a CDS encoding aminotransferase, translating into MPDTADGALFDFFTAPALPAPDVPADELTGLVAREFGLRVRLRSLGSQQDQNFTAHDLDDDEPVAVLKISNPAFSAAEIDLQDRVAALLARELPDLRVGHVLRRDGRDLAGWFDTSRGRLHLRLLTVVHGRTLHGSGYLAPAVVERLGSLAAAVSGALEHVEDPAGERVLQWDLQHARRVVELLAPREPDPAVRERVLTATASALAVLEPLAERLPAQLGHFDLTDDNVVVAPGGRLPDGIVDFGDVLRSWRVGELAVTISSVLHHAGADARTTLPAVRAFDAVRSLTEEEVEALWPLVVLRGAVLVLSGRDQAVLDPTNAYAQDGLDREWRILEQAVELPLPVVTALVRNALGRSRPAPAPLTGTLLPAGTRVDVLDAGTRSPLNDLGAWTDPGTLEREARRRLRAGTADVVVLPHAVPVLTGSPTLSTEEPATVPTGVTLWAGEPFTAPAPFAGGVRPVDGGVELTGAEGVLRLSAPGLGAVEGAARAEPGRPFATVPAGRAVHVQVVRDPALVVPARVRAGHAPGWLAQVHDPAPLLGLVPAAPPTSAAEVLARRGRVLAEVQEHYYAEPPQVERGWREHLADVDGRVYLDVVNNVTSVGHAHPRIEQAAHRQLRLLNTNSRFHYAAVAEFAEKIAATLPDELDTVFLVNSGSEAVDLALRIAMAATGRRHVVAMREAYHGWTFASDAVSTSIADNPNALATRPDWVHTVDAANSYRGRHRGEDAHRYAPEAVATIRDLASRVDLAGFVAETYFGNAGGVALPPGYLREVYAAVREAGGLAVADEVQVGYGRLGHWFWGFQQQGVVPDVVAVAKSVGNGFPLGAVVTRREVADRYRTQGYFFSSTGGSPLSSVVGSTVLDVIADERLQENAAVVGGHLEQRLTGLAGKHELIGAVHGDGLYLGVEFVRDRGTLEPATAETAAICDRLLELGVVVQPTGDHQNVLKVKPPLCIARESVDFFVDALDRVLVEGW; encoded by the coding sequence GTGCCGGACACCGCCGACGGCGCCCTGTTCGACTTCTTCACCGCCCCCGCCCTGCCCGCCCCCGACGTGCCCGCCGACGAGCTCACCGGCCTCGTCGCCCGCGAGTTCGGGCTGCGGGTGCGGCTGCGGTCCCTGGGTAGCCAGCAGGACCAGAACTTCACGGCCCACGACCTCGACGACGACGAACCCGTGGCCGTGCTCAAGATCAGCAACCCGGCCTTCAGCGCCGCCGAGATCGACCTGCAGGACCGGGTGGCCGCGCTCCTGGCCCGGGAGCTGCCCGACCTGCGCGTCGGGCACGTCCTGCGCCGCGACGGCCGCGACCTGGCCGGCTGGTTCGACACCTCCCGCGGCCGCCTGCACCTGCGTCTGCTCACCGTCGTCCACGGCCGGACCCTCCACGGTTCGGGGTACCTGGCGCCGGCCGTCGTGGAACGCCTGGGGTCGCTGGCCGCGGCGGTCAGCGGGGCCCTGGAGCACGTCGAGGACCCCGCGGGGGAACGGGTCCTGCAGTGGGACCTGCAGCACGCCCGCCGCGTCGTCGAACTGCTGGCCCCCCGCGAACCCGACCCCGCCGTCCGCGAGCGCGTCCTGACCGCCACGGCGTCGGCGCTCGCGGTCCTGGAACCCCTCGCCGAGCGGCTGCCCGCGCAGCTGGGGCACTTCGACCTCACCGACGACAACGTCGTCGTCGCGCCCGGCGGCCGCCTGCCCGACGGGATCGTCGACTTCGGCGACGTCCTGCGCTCCTGGCGGGTGGGGGAGCTGGCCGTGACGATCTCCTCCGTCCTGCACCATGCCGGAGCCGACGCGCGCACCACCCTGCCCGCGGTGCGCGCCTTCGACGCCGTGCGGTCGCTGACCGAGGAGGAGGTCGAGGCGCTGTGGCCGCTGGTGGTCCTGCGCGGGGCGGTCCTCGTCCTGTCCGGGCGCGACCAGGCCGTCCTGGACCCCACCAACGCCTACGCCCAGGACGGCCTGGACCGGGAGTGGCGCATCCTGGAGCAGGCCGTGGAGCTGCCGCTGCCGGTGGTCACCGCGCTGGTCCGGAACGCGCTGGGCCGCTCCCGCCCCGCCCCCGCCCCGCTCACCGGCACGCTGCTGCCGGCCGGCACCAGGGTCGACGTGCTGGACGCCGGGACCCGCTCACCGCTGAACGACCTCGGCGCCTGGACCGACCCCGGCACGCTGGAGCGCGAGGCCCGGCGCCGGCTGCGGGCGGGGACCGCCGACGTCGTCGTCCTGCCGCACGCGGTGCCCGTCCTCACCGGCTCGCCCACCCTGAGCACCGAGGAACCCGCCACGGTCCCCACCGGGGTCACGCTCTGGGCCGGGGAGCCGTTCACGGCCCCCGCCCCGTTCGCGGGCGGGGTCCGCCCCGTCGACGGCGGCGTGGAGCTCACCGGCGCCGAGGGGGTCCTGCGCCTGTCCGCGCCCGGGCTCGGTGCCGTCGAGGGGGCGGCCCGCGCCGAGCCCGGCCGGCCCTTCGCCACCGTCCCCGCCGGCCGGGCCGTCCACGTCCAGGTCGTGCGTGACCCCGCCCTGGTCGTCCCCGCCCGCGTGCGGGCCGGGCACGCCCCCGGCTGGCTCGCGCAGGTCCACGACCCCGCGCCGCTGCTCGGGCTGGTCCCGGCGGCGCCGCCCACGTCCGCGGCCGAGGTGCTGGCCCGGCGCGGGCGGGTCCTGGCCGAGGTGCAGGAGCACTACTACGCCGAGCCCCCGCAGGTCGAGCGCGGCTGGCGCGAGCACCTCGCCGACGTCGACGGCCGGGTGTACCTGGACGTGGTCAACAACGTCACCTCGGTCGGGCACGCGCACCCGCGGATCGAGCAGGCCGCCCACCGGCAGCTGCGGCTGCTCAACACGAACTCCCGGTTCCACTACGCGGCCGTCGCCGAGTTCGCCGAGAAGATCGCCGCGACCCTGCCCGACGAGCTCGACACCGTGTTCCTCGTGAACTCCGGGTCCGAGGCCGTCGACCTCGCGCTGCGCATCGCGATGGCGGCCACCGGCCGCCGGCACGTCGTGGCGATGCGCGAGGCGTACCACGGCTGGACGTTCGCCAGCGACGCCGTCTCCACGTCGATCGCGGACAACCCGAACGCGCTCGCCACCCGGCCCGACTGGGTCCACACGGTCGACGCGGCGAACTCCTACCGGGGCCGGCACCGCGGCGAGGACGCCCACCGGTACGCCCCCGAGGCCGTCGCGACGATCCGCGACCTCGCCTCCCGCGTCGACCTGGCCGGTTTCGTCGCCGAGACGTACTTCGGCAACGCCGGGGGGGTCGCGCTGCCGCCGGGGTACCTGCGGGAGGTCTACGCCGCGGTCCGCGAGGCCGGGGGCCTGGCCGTCGCCGACGAGGTGCAGGTCGGCTACGGCCGGCTCGGGCACTGGTTCTGGGGTTTCCAGCAGCAGGGCGTCGTGCCCGACGTCGTGGCCGTGGCCAAGTCGGTGGGCAACGGGTTCCCCCTCGGCGCCGTCGTGACCCGCCGCGAGGTCGCCGACCGGTACCGCACCCAGGGGTACTTCTTCTCCTCCACCGGCGGCAGCCCGCTGTCCAGCGTGGTCGGCTCGACCGTCCTGGACGTCATCGCCGACGAACGCCTGCAGGAGAACGCCGCCGTCGTCGGGGGGCACCTGGAGCAGCGACTGACCGGGCTCGCCGGGAAGCACGAGCTGATCGGCGCCGTGCACGGCGACGGGCTGTACCTGGGGGTGGAGTTCGTCCGGGACCGGGGAACGCTGGAACCGGCCACCGCCGAGACCGCCGCGATCTGCGACCGGCTGCTGGAGCTGGGGGTCGTGGTGCAGCCGACGGGCGACCACCAGAACGTGCTGAAGGTCAAACCCCCGCTGTGCATCGCCCGGGAGTCGGTCGACTTCTTCGTCGACGCTCTCGACCGGGTCCTCGTCGAGGGCTGGTGA
- a CDS encoding bifunctional riboflavin kinase/FAD synthetase: protein MQRWEDLSDVGPGFGPSVVTIGNFDGVHRGHAAVLAQVVGLARSRGLASVAVTFDPHPLQVLHPERAPGLLTGLEHRLDLLAATGLDAVLVMPFTPELAGWSPQRFVEDVFVRALRARVVVVGHDVRFGRANSGDLATMQELGARSGFEVEVLDDLGDSGRAQRWSSTAVREALAAGEVGRAAEVLGHPHRVTSTVVHGDHRGRELGYPTANLDTEHAEGLVPADGVYAGWLTRASGERLPAAVSIGTNPTFDGVRRQLEAFCLDQEGREGGLDLYGERVDLDFVAHLRSTQRFDGVEALVQQMERDVATCRRILLGRSPA, encoded by the coding sequence GTGCAGCGGTGGGAAGACCTGTCAGACGTCGGACCCGGGTTCGGCCCCTCGGTCGTCACCATCGGCAACTTCGACGGGGTCCACCGCGGTCACGCGGCCGTGCTCGCCCAGGTCGTGGGCCTGGCCCGCTCCCGGGGGCTGGCCAGCGTCGCGGTGACCTTCGACCCGCACCCGCTGCAGGTCCTGCACCCCGAGCGCGCGCCCGGCCTGCTGACGGGCCTGGAGCACCGCCTCGACCTGCTGGCGGCCACGGGGCTGGACGCCGTGCTCGTCATGCCCTTCACGCCCGAGCTCGCGGGCTGGAGCCCGCAGCGGTTCGTCGAGGACGTGTTCGTGCGCGCGCTGCGGGCCCGCGTGGTGGTCGTCGGGCACGACGTGCGCTTCGGTCGCGCCAACTCCGGGGACCTGGCGACCATGCAGGAGCTCGGCGCCCGCTCGGGGTTCGAGGTCGAGGTGCTCGACGACCTGGGCGACTCCGGACGGGCGCAGCGCTGGAGCTCCACCGCCGTGCGCGAGGCGCTGGCCGCCGGGGAGGTGGGCCGGGCGGCCGAGGTGCTCGGGCACCCCCACCGCGTCACCTCCACCGTCGTGCACGGCGACCACCGCGGCCGCGAGCTCGGCTACCCCACGGCCAACCTGGACACCGAGCACGCCGAGGGGCTCGTGCCCGCCGACGGGGTGTACGCCGGCTGGCTCACCCGCGCCTCGGGGGAGCGGCTGCCCGCCGCCGTGTCCATCGGCACCAACCCCACCTTCGACGGGGTGCGCCGCCAGCTCGAGGCGTTCTGCCTGGACCAGGAGGGGCGCGAGGGCGGCCTGGACCTGTACGGCGAGCGGGTCGACCTCGACTTCGTCGCCCACCTGCGCTCCACGCAGCGCTTCGACGGCGTGGAGGCCCTCGTGCAGCAGATGGAGCGCGACGTCGCCACCTGCCGGCGGATCCTGCTGGGCCGCAGCCCCGCCTGA